In one window of Streptomyces griseus subsp. griseus DNA:
- a CDS encoding copper homeostasis protein CutC, which translates to MSNRAVLEVIALDAEDAVAAQAGGADRLELVTDMAADGLTPSRQTFAAIRSAVDIPLRVMLRLADGFAAGDVEALVRRARELRAEGADEYVLGFLDEDGHADLVAVERVVAQLDGARWTFHRAIDRATDRDALRKQLADLPGLDTYLTAGSPDGVDAGIPTLLAEADRAGEPGYEAQILVGGGLQLHHLPRLRAAGIDAFHIGGAARPSGWSAPVDAAAVREWREALDA; encoded by the coding sequence ATGAGCAACCGTGCAGTCCTGGAGGTGATCGCTCTCGACGCGGAGGACGCGGTCGCCGCCCAGGCAGGTGGTGCAGACCGCCTCGAACTGGTCACCGACATGGCCGCGGACGGCCTGACGCCGTCACGGCAGACCTTCGCGGCGATCCGGTCCGCCGTGGACATCCCGCTGCGCGTCATGCTCAGGCTGGCGGACGGATTCGCCGCCGGTGACGTCGAGGCGCTCGTCCGCAGGGCCCGCGAGCTGCGGGCGGAGGGCGCCGATGAGTACGTCCTCGGCTTCCTGGACGAGGACGGCCACGCCGACCTCGTCGCGGTGGAGCGGGTCGTCGCCCAGCTGGACGGCGCCCGGTGGACGTTCCACCGCGCGATCGACCGGGCCACCGACCGAGACGCCCTGCGCAAGCAGCTCGCGGACCTGCCCGGCCTGGACACGTACCTCACCGCCGGTTCGCCGGACGGGGTCGACGCGGGCATCCCGACGCTCCTCGCGGAGGCCGACCGTGCCGGGGAGCCGGGGTACGAGGCGCAGATCCTGGTGGGCGGCGGGCTCCAGCTCCACCACCTGCCGCGGCTCCGGGCGGCGGGCATCGACGCCTTCCACATCGGCGGTGCGGCCCGTCCTTCCGGCTGGTCGGCGCCGGTGGACGCGGCGGCGGTACGGGAGTGGCGCGAGGCCCTCGACGCCTGA